One region of Tachysurus fulvidraco isolate hzauxx_2018 chromosome 9, HZAU_PFXX_2.0, whole genome shotgun sequence genomic DNA includes:
- the LOC113637736 gene encoding coiled-coil domain-containing protein 158 isoform X3: protein MEAKHSISLAMLSEELERRTKETLKLQEEVEQATKLTLENMGRAFSSTDISGNRISTRCLNIQGRDVLELALEDYSQQVSDLQKQIRETYELHELQKFNFHQSVIKLENKLQESQSEKDLLENLRLKESEKNAKLSEQLQASQLELHLLKQAEGHKLMEADDKLKTLNRRSEMMTQMLQDIFIRLSDYEKRSGKSSCFCYDRTFNPGQLHLGPAVEKALLDLENDNRGLQEKLQMVQRQLKDLQEEGQEKKECLLQDYKERMEKLITSHEQKVAMLKEKLKNSQTTTDALQHHLDILQQQLQGQTKQHQSEMSNMESVLSLLRSDLLEKQKSYTAEVSVLEEALSHAKSLAEQVQRERDLLLQQAEDQDTKLCRLTTELRQTAEELCQERQQRQKLEQRSLRVQQIEDLVRSPRDQCQRHEDVQGQGSREARRLLSLSDEQGAELPLKQPEVQQGQAQLVEAHTQVQALKTEVELLKLRLEDGKKSGELLMRPLVALQKERKSLAKQHEALRLDNQQLRAALLEAELRLSAVEQEKSQRCAALSERDSSIHQLTLEKQHMTAELALQRKELDQLKEEQEVLREEHRRKTDELQWQNSKLKAQRNTIQNDLEKAKSTLKALEGADEHGLKVALGIQKQITAKRKQVDLLQSRVQMLEESTENLTQEKNEQVMKSKRQAQMLLFERERRKRLGTELEAYRTKENLLKSEIERLATALNKVLLNLMMSDSFVECQEYIQKQQQEIMRLKLQHTLELKEGQNLRSTSAITEQEQDLQATNNIYTSPVTSPSIPAQIPFQAQSPSINISSQKCSPVVELQSLVKELRSVIDMEQSPDTSYTSTRRSRKDEVTWNTEGESGMTRTSISYNEQDPVQVPNFKQDVNTANKEPGLKVCHPQDSSFCVAALGRRSPVHSLLTSVLPSNTHYSHRTQSPACSVQISIIKQAEITRQTCKKQQSKLTRLQNKAEDHQIKTQEMTSVIKSQEKMRRIKERKTLKKDKRLDHTEDRRINLQSK, encoded by the exons ATGGAAGCGAAACACAGCATCAGTCTGGCAATGCTAAg TGAGGAGCTGGAGAGAAGAACCAAAGAGACTCTGAAGCTTCAGGAAGAAGTTGAACAAGCCACCAAACTCACTTTGGAAAACATGGGTCGTGCATTCAGCAGCACAGACATATCAGGAAATCGTATTTCTACAC GTTGTCTAAATATCCAAGGCAGAGATGTTCTTGAACTTGCACTAGAGGATTATTCACAGCAAGTCTCAGACCTCCAAAAGCAGATAAGAGAG ACGTATGAGCTACACGAACTGCAGAAGTTTAATTTTCATCAGTCCGTAATCAAATTAGAAAACAAACTGCAAGAAAGCCAAAGTGAGAAAGATCTCTTGGAAAACTTAAG ACTAAAAGAATCTGAGAAAAATGCAAAGCTATCGGAGCAGCTGCAGGCATCTCAGCTGGAGCTGCACTTGCTAAAGCAGGCAGAAGGCCACAAACTGATGGAAGCTGATGACAAATTGAAGACCTTAAACAGGAGATCAGAGATGATGACACAAATGTTGCAGGACATCTTTATTAGGCTTTCAGATTATGAGAAGCGAAGTGGAAAAAGTAGCTGTTTTTGCTATGACAGAACATTTAACCCTGGCCAGCTTCATCTGGGACCTGCAGTGGAGAAAGCACTACTAGACCTGGAGAATGACAACCGTGGCCTCCAGGAAAAACTGCAAATG GTGCAGAGACAACTGAAAGACCTGCAGGAAGAGggtcaagaaaaaaaagagtgtcTTCTACAGGATTATAAGGAAAG AATGGAGAAACTCATTACCAGTCATGAGCAGAAGGTGGCGATGTTGAAAGAGAAATTGAAAAACTCTCAGACTACCACAGATGCCCTGCAACACCATTTGGATATATTACA ACAACAGCTCCAGGGCCAAACCAAACAGCACCAATCAGAGATGAGTAATATGGAGTCTGTTCTCTCTCTACTGCGCTCAGACCTGCTGGAGAAACAGAAGAGCTACACGGCTGAA GTCAGTGTTCTGGAGGAGGCGCTGTCTCATGCAAAATCCCTGGCAGAGCAGgtccaaagagagagagaccttttACTCCAGCAAGCTGAGGATCAGGACACCAAGCTGTGCAGACTTACA ACAGAGCTCCGTCAGACTGCAGAGGAGCTGTGCCAAGAGCGGCAGCAGAGGCAAAAACTGGAGCAGCGCAGTCTTAGAGTCCAGCAGATTGAAGATCTTGTCCGATCTCCTAGAGATCAGTGCCAGAGGCATGAGGATGTTCAG GGGCAGGGCAGCAGGGAGGCCAGGAGGCTTCTGTCTCTTTCGGATGAACAAGGTGCAGAGCTGCCACTGAAGCAGCCAGAAGTTCAGCAGGGCCAGGCTCAGCTGGTGGAGGCGCACACCCAGGTGCAGGCACTAAAAACTGAGGTGGAGCTGTTGAAGCTCAGACtggaagatggaaaaaaaagtggtgAGTTGCTTATGAGGCCTCTGGTGGCCTTGCAGAAGGAGAGGAAGAGCTTGGCCAAGCAACATGAAGCGCTCCGGCTGGACAACCAGCAGCTGAGG GCTGCCCTTCTGGAGGCAGAACTGAGGCTGAGTGCTGTGGAGCAGGAGAAGTCCCAACGGTGCGCAGCtctgtcagagagagacagcagcaTCCACCAGCTAACTCTGGAGAAACAGCACATGACTGCTGAGCTGGCTCTCCAGCGCAAGGAGTTAGACCAGTTAAAAG AAGAGCAAGAGGTTTTAAGAGAAGAACACAGAAGGAAAACCGATGAGCTGCAATGGCAGAACAGCAAGCTAAAAGCCCAGCGTAATACCATCCAAAACGACTTGGAGAAAGCCAAGAGTACCCTCAAAGCACTGGAGGGTGCTGATGAACATG GACTAAAGGTTGCCTTGGGCATCCAGAAGCAGATCACTGCCAAGCGAAAACAGGTTGACTTACTTCAGAGCCGTGTACAGATGCTGGAGGAGAGCACAGAAAATCTTACTCAG GAGAAGAATGAGCAGGTGATGAAGAGCAAACGTCAAGCACAAATGCTACTTtttgagagggagagaagaaaaaggcTTGGAACTGAGTTGGAGGCTTACCGTACAAAGGAGAACCTGCTGAAGAGCGAAATTGAGAGGCTTGCCACAGCTCTGAACAAGGTTCTCTTAAATCTCATG ATGTCTGACAGTTTTGTAGAGTGCCAAGAGTACATTCAGAAACAGCAGCAAGAGATCATGAGGCTGAAACTCCAGCACACACTAGAGCTGAAG GAGGGCCAGAACTTACGATCCACAAGTGCCATAACTGAGCAGGAACAAGACTTACAAGCTACAAACAACATCTACACATCACCCGTCACCAGCCCATCAATTCCAGCACAAATACCCTTTCAAGCTCAGTCTCCCAGCATAAATATTAGTAGCCAGAAGTGTAGCCCAGTTGTGGAGCTGCAGAGCCTGGTTAAAGAGCTGCGCAGTGTGATCGATATGGAGCAGAGCCCTGATACAAGCTACACCAGCACAAGGAGGAGTAGAAA AGATGAAGTGACCTGGAACACTGAAGGTGAAAGTGGGATGACGAGGACAAGTATCAGTTACAA TGAGCAAGATCCAGTTCAAGTCCCTAACTTCAAACAGGACGTGAACACAGCTAACA aGGAACCTGGACTGAAAGTTTGCCATCCTCAGGACAGTTCATTTTGTGTAGCAGCATTGGGACGGCGGTCTCCAGTACACTCCCTCCTGACCTCTGTCCTTCCGAGCAATACCCATTATAGCCACAGGACACAAAGCCCTGCATGTTCTGTGCAAATAT CTATCATTAAGCAAGCTGAAATAACAAGGCAGACATGCAAGAAACAGCAGAGCAAGCTGACTAGACTTCAGAACAAAGCAGAAGATCATCAAATAAAGACTCAAG AAATGACCTCTGTGATTAAAAGCCAGGAAAAGATGAGGAGGatcaaagagagaaaaacactcAAAAAAGATAAGCGTCTAGACCATACAGAGGACAGAAGAATTAACttacaaagcaaataa
- the LOC113637736 gene encoding coiled-coil domain-containing protein 158 isoform X2: MEAKHSISLAMLSEELERRTKETLKLQEEVEQATKLTLENMGRAFSSTDISGNRISTRHEAEGCQDFGVNSPDSYISLINSDVDVNGAGCLNIQGRDVLELALEDYSQQVSDLQKQIRETYELHELQKFNFHQSVIKLENKLQESQSEKDLLENLRLKESEKNAKLSEQLQASQLELHLLKQAEGHKLMEADDKLKTLNRRSEMMTQMLQDIFIRLSDYEKRSGKSSCFCYDRTFNPGQLHLGPAVEKALLDLENDNRGLQEKLQMVQRQLKDLQEEGQEKKECLLQDYKERMEKLITSHEQKVAMLKEKLKNSQTTTDALQHHLDILQQQLQGQTKQHQSEMSNMESVLSLLRSDLLEKQKSYTAEVSVLEEALSHAKSLAEQVQRERDLLLQQAEDQDTKLCRLTTELRQTAEELCQERQQRQKLEQRSLRVQQIEDLVRSPRDQCQRHEDVQGQGSREARRLLSLSDEQGAELPLKQPEVQQGQAQLVEAHTQVQALKTEVELLKLRLEDGKKSGELLMRPLVALQKERKSLAKQHEALRLDNQQLRAALLEAELRLSAVEQEKSQRCAALSERDSSIHQLTLEKQHMTAELALQRKELDQLKEEQEVLREEHRRKTDELQWQNSKLKAQRNTIQNDLEKAKSTLKALEGADEHGLKVALGIQKQITAKRKQVDLLQSRVQMLEESTENLTQEKNEQVMKSKRQAQMLLFERERRKRLGTELEAYRTKENLLKSEIERLATALNKMSDSFVECQEYIQKQQQEIMRLKLQHTLELKEGQNLRSTSAITEQEQDLQATNNIYTSPVTSPSIPAQIPFQAQSPSINISSQKCSPVVELQSLVKELRSVIDMEQSPDTSYTSTRRSRKDEVTWNTEGESGMTRTSISYNEQDPVQVPNFKQDVNTANKEPGLKVCHPQDSSFCVAALGRRSPVHSLLTSVLPSNTHYSHRTQSPACSVQISIIKQAEITRQTCKKQQSKLTRLQNKAEDHQIKTQEMTSVIKSQEKMRRIKERKTLKKDKRLDHTEDRRINLQSK, encoded by the exons ATGGAAGCGAAACACAGCATCAGTCTGGCAATGCTAAg TGAGGAGCTGGAGAGAAGAACCAAAGAGACTCTGAAGCTTCAGGAAGAAGTTGAACAAGCCACCAAACTCACTTTGGAAAACATGGGTCGTGCATTCAGCAGCACAGACATATCAGGAAATCGTATTTCTACAC GTCATGAAGCTGAGGGATGTCAAGATTTTGGAGTTAACAGCCCAGATTCTTACATCTCTCTAATAAACTCTGATGTGGATGTGAATGGTGCAGGTTGTCTAAATATCCAAGGCAGAGATGTTCTTGAACTTGCACTAGAGGATTATTCACAGCAAGTCTCAGACCTCCAAAAGCAGATAAGAGAG ACGTATGAGCTACACGAACTGCAGAAGTTTAATTTTCATCAGTCCGTAATCAAATTAGAAAACAAACTGCAAGAAAGCCAAAGTGAGAAAGATCTCTTGGAAAACTTAAG ACTAAAAGAATCTGAGAAAAATGCAAAGCTATCGGAGCAGCTGCAGGCATCTCAGCTGGAGCTGCACTTGCTAAAGCAGGCAGAAGGCCACAAACTGATGGAAGCTGATGACAAATTGAAGACCTTAAACAGGAGATCAGAGATGATGACACAAATGTTGCAGGACATCTTTATTAGGCTTTCAGATTATGAGAAGCGAAGTGGAAAAAGTAGCTGTTTTTGCTATGACAGAACATTTAACCCTGGCCAGCTTCATCTGGGACCTGCAGTGGAGAAAGCACTACTAGACCTGGAGAATGACAACCGTGGCCTCCAGGAAAAACTGCAAATG GTGCAGAGACAACTGAAAGACCTGCAGGAAGAGggtcaagaaaaaaaagagtgtcTTCTACAGGATTATAAGGAAAG AATGGAGAAACTCATTACCAGTCATGAGCAGAAGGTGGCGATGTTGAAAGAGAAATTGAAAAACTCTCAGACTACCACAGATGCCCTGCAACACCATTTGGATATATTACA ACAACAGCTCCAGGGCCAAACCAAACAGCACCAATCAGAGATGAGTAATATGGAGTCTGTTCTCTCTCTACTGCGCTCAGACCTGCTGGAGAAACAGAAGAGCTACACGGCTGAA GTCAGTGTTCTGGAGGAGGCGCTGTCTCATGCAAAATCCCTGGCAGAGCAGgtccaaagagagagagaccttttACTCCAGCAAGCTGAGGATCAGGACACCAAGCTGTGCAGACTTACA ACAGAGCTCCGTCAGACTGCAGAGGAGCTGTGCCAAGAGCGGCAGCAGAGGCAAAAACTGGAGCAGCGCAGTCTTAGAGTCCAGCAGATTGAAGATCTTGTCCGATCTCCTAGAGATCAGTGCCAGAGGCATGAGGATGTTCAG GGGCAGGGCAGCAGGGAGGCCAGGAGGCTTCTGTCTCTTTCGGATGAACAAGGTGCAGAGCTGCCACTGAAGCAGCCAGAAGTTCAGCAGGGCCAGGCTCAGCTGGTGGAGGCGCACACCCAGGTGCAGGCACTAAAAACTGAGGTGGAGCTGTTGAAGCTCAGACtggaagatggaaaaaaaagtggtgAGTTGCTTATGAGGCCTCTGGTGGCCTTGCAGAAGGAGAGGAAGAGCTTGGCCAAGCAACATGAAGCGCTCCGGCTGGACAACCAGCAGCTGAGG GCTGCCCTTCTGGAGGCAGAACTGAGGCTGAGTGCTGTGGAGCAGGAGAAGTCCCAACGGTGCGCAGCtctgtcagagagagacagcagcaTCCACCAGCTAACTCTGGAGAAACAGCACATGACTGCTGAGCTGGCTCTCCAGCGCAAGGAGTTAGACCAGTTAAAAG AAGAGCAAGAGGTTTTAAGAGAAGAACACAGAAGGAAAACCGATGAGCTGCAATGGCAGAACAGCAAGCTAAAAGCCCAGCGTAATACCATCCAAAACGACTTGGAGAAAGCCAAGAGTACCCTCAAAGCACTGGAGGGTGCTGATGAACATG GACTAAAGGTTGCCTTGGGCATCCAGAAGCAGATCACTGCCAAGCGAAAACAGGTTGACTTACTTCAGAGCCGTGTACAGATGCTGGAGGAGAGCACAGAAAATCTTACTCAG GAGAAGAATGAGCAGGTGATGAAGAGCAAACGTCAAGCACAAATGCTACTTtttgagagggagagaagaaaaaggcTTGGAACTGAGTTGGAGGCTTACCGTACAAAGGAGAACCTGCTGAAGAGCGAAATTGAGAGGCTTGCCACAGCTCTGAACAAG ATGTCTGACAGTTTTGTAGAGTGCCAAGAGTACATTCAGAAACAGCAGCAAGAGATCATGAGGCTGAAACTCCAGCACACACTAGAGCTGAAG GAGGGCCAGAACTTACGATCCACAAGTGCCATAACTGAGCAGGAACAAGACTTACAAGCTACAAACAACATCTACACATCACCCGTCACCAGCCCATCAATTCCAGCACAAATACCCTTTCAAGCTCAGTCTCCCAGCATAAATATTAGTAGCCAGAAGTGTAGCCCAGTTGTGGAGCTGCAGAGCCTGGTTAAAGAGCTGCGCAGTGTGATCGATATGGAGCAGAGCCCTGATACAAGCTACACCAGCACAAGGAGGAGTAGAAA AGATGAAGTGACCTGGAACACTGAAGGTGAAAGTGGGATGACGAGGACAAGTATCAGTTACAA TGAGCAAGATCCAGTTCAAGTCCCTAACTTCAAACAGGACGTGAACACAGCTAACA aGGAACCTGGACTGAAAGTTTGCCATCCTCAGGACAGTTCATTTTGTGTAGCAGCATTGGGACGGCGGTCTCCAGTACACTCCCTCCTGACCTCTGTCCTTCCGAGCAATACCCATTATAGCCACAGGACACAAAGCCCTGCATGTTCTGTGCAAATAT CTATCATTAAGCAAGCTGAAATAACAAGGCAGACATGCAAGAAACAGCAGAGCAAGCTGACTAGACTTCAGAACAAAGCAGAAGATCATCAAATAAAGACTCAAG AAATGACCTCTGTGATTAAAAGCCAGGAAAAGATGAGGAGGatcaaagagagaaaaacactcAAAAAAGATAAGCGTCTAGACCATACAGAGGACAGAAGAATTAACttacaaagcaaataa
- the LOC113637736 gene encoding coiled-coil domain-containing protein 158 isoform X1: protein MEAKHSISLAMLSEELERRTKETLKLQEEVEQATKLTLENMGRAFSSTDISGNRISTRHEAEGCQDFGVNSPDSYISLINSDVDVNGAGCLNIQGRDVLELALEDYSQQVSDLQKQIRETYELHELQKFNFHQSVIKLENKLQESQSEKDLLENLRLKESEKNAKLSEQLQASQLELHLLKQAEGHKLMEADDKLKTLNRRSEMMTQMLQDIFIRLSDYEKRSGKSSCFCYDRTFNPGQLHLGPAVEKALLDLENDNRGLQEKLQMVQRQLKDLQEEGQEKKECLLQDYKERMEKLITSHEQKVAMLKEKLKNSQTTTDALQHHLDILQQQLQGQTKQHQSEMSNMESVLSLLRSDLLEKQKSYTAEVSVLEEALSHAKSLAEQVQRERDLLLQQAEDQDTKLCRLTTELRQTAEELCQERQQRQKLEQRSLRVQQIEDLVRSPRDQCQRHEDVQGQGSREARRLLSLSDEQGAELPLKQPEVQQGQAQLVEAHTQVQALKTEVELLKLRLEDGKKSGELLMRPLVALQKERKSLAKQHEALRLDNQQLRAALLEAELRLSAVEQEKSQRCAALSERDSSIHQLTLEKQHMTAELALQRKELDQLKEEQEVLREEHRRKTDELQWQNSKLKAQRNTIQNDLEKAKSTLKALEGADEHGLKVALGIQKQITAKRKQVDLLQSRVQMLEESTENLTQEKNEQVMKSKRQAQMLLFERERRKRLGTELEAYRTKENLLKSEIERLATALNKVLLNLMMSDSFVECQEYIQKQQQEIMRLKLQHTLELKEGQNLRSTSAITEQEQDLQATNNIYTSPVTSPSIPAQIPFQAQSPSINISSQKCSPVVELQSLVKELRSVIDMEQSPDTSYTSTRRSRKDEVTWNTEGESGMTRTSISYNEQDPVQVPNFKQDVNTANKEPGLKVCHPQDSSFCVAALGRRSPVHSLLTSVLPSNTHYSHRTQSPACSVQISIIKQAEITRQTCKKQQSKLTRLQNKAEDHQIKTQEMTSVIKSQEKMRRIKERKTLKKDKRLDHTEDRRINLQSK from the exons ATGGAAGCGAAACACAGCATCAGTCTGGCAATGCTAAg TGAGGAGCTGGAGAGAAGAACCAAAGAGACTCTGAAGCTTCAGGAAGAAGTTGAACAAGCCACCAAACTCACTTTGGAAAACATGGGTCGTGCATTCAGCAGCACAGACATATCAGGAAATCGTATTTCTACAC GTCATGAAGCTGAGGGATGTCAAGATTTTGGAGTTAACAGCCCAGATTCTTACATCTCTCTAATAAACTCTGATGTGGATGTGAATGGTGCAGGTTGTCTAAATATCCAAGGCAGAGATGTTCTTGAACTTGCACTAGAGGATTATTCACAGCAAGTCTCAGACCTCCAAAAGCAGATAAGAGAG ACGTATGAGCTACACGAACTGCAGAAGTTTAATTTTCATCAGTCCGTAATCAAATTAGAAAACAAACTGCAAGAAAGCCAAAGTGAGAAAGATCTCTTGGAAAACTTAAG ACTAAAAGAATCTGAGAAAAATGCAAAGCTATCGGAGCAGCTGCAGGCATCTCAGCTGGAGCTGCACTTGCTAAAGCAGGCAGAAGGCCACAAACTGATGGAAGCTGATGACAAATTGAAGACCTTAAACAGGAGATCAGAGATGATGACACAAATGTTGCAGGACATCTTTATTAGGCTTTCAGATTATGAGAAGCGAAGTGGAAAAAGTAGCTGTTTTTGCTATGACAGAACATTTAACCCTGGCCAGCTTCATCTGGGACCTGCAGTGGAGAAAGCACTACTAGACCTGGAGAATGACAACCGTGGCCTCCAGGAAAAACTGCAAATG GTGCAGAGACAACTGAAAGACCTGCAGGAAGAGggtcaagaaaaaaaagagtgtcTTCTACAGGATTATAAGGAAAG AATGGAGAAACTCATTACCAGTCATGAGCAGAAGGTGGCGATGTTGAAAGAGAAATTGAAAAACTCTCAGACTACCACAGATGCCCTGCAACACCATTTGGATATATTACA ACAACAGCTCCAGGGCCAAACCAAACAGCACCAATCAGAGATGAGTAATATGGAGTCTGTTCTCTCTCTACTGCGCTCAGACCTGCTGGAGAAACAGAAGAGCTACACGGCTGAA GTCAGTGTTCTGGAGGAGGCGCTGTCTCATGCAAAATCCCTGGCAGAGCAGgtccaaagagagagagaccttttACTCCAGCAAGCTGAGGATCAGGACACCAAGCTGTGCAGACTTACA ACAGAGCTCCGTCAGACTGCAGAGGAGCTGTGCCAAGAGCGGCAGCAGAGGCAAAAACTGGAGCAGCGCAGTCTTAGAGTCCAGCAGATTGAAGATCTTGTCCGATCTCCTAGAGATCAGTGCCAGAGGCATGAGGATGTTCAG GGGCAGGGCAGCAGGGAGGCCAGGAGGCTTCTGTCTCTTTCGGATGAACAAGGTGCAGAGCTGCCACTGAAGCAGCCAGAAGTTCAGCAGGGCCAGGCTCAGCTGGTGGAGGCGCACACCCAGGTGCAGGCACTAAAAACTGAGGTGGAGCTGTTGAAGCTCAGACtggaagatggaaaaaaaagtggtgAGTTGCTTATGAGGCCTCTGGTGGCCTTGCAGAAGGAGAGGAAGAGCTTGGCCAAGCAACATGAAGCGCTCCGGCTGGACAACCAGCAGCTGAGG GCTGCCCTTCTGGAGGCAGAACTGAGGCTGAGTGCTGTGGAGCAGGAGAAGTCCCAACGGTGCGCAGCtctgtcagagagagacagcagcaTCCACCAGCTAACTCTGGAGAAACAGCACATGACTGCTGAGCTGGCTCTCCAGCGCAAGGAGTTAGACCAGTTAAAAG AAGAGCAAGAGGTTTTAAGAGAAGAACACAGAAGGAAAACCGATGAGCTGCAATGGCAGAACAGCAAGCTAAAAGCCCAGCGTAATACCATCCAAAACGACTTGGAGAAAGCCAAGAGTACCCTCAAAGCACTGGAGGGTGCTGATGAACATG GACTAAAGGTTGCCTTGGGCATCCAGAAGCAGATCACTGCCAAGCGAAAACAGGTTGACTTACTTCAGAGCCGTGTACAGATGCTGGAGGAGAGCACAGAAAATCTTACTCAG GAGAAGAATGAGCAGGTGATGAAGAGCAAACGTCAAGCACAAATGCTACTTtttgagagggagagaagaaaaaggcTTGGAACTGAGTTGGAGGCTTACCGTACAAAGGAGAACCTGCTGAAGAGCGAAATTGAGAGGCTTGCCACAGCTCTGAACAAGGTTCTCTTAAATCTCATG ATGTCTGACAGTTTTGTAGAGTGCCAAGAGTACATTCAGAAACAGCAGCAAGAGATCATGAGGCTGAAACTCCAGCACACACTAGAGCTGAAG GAGGGCCAGAACTTACGATCCACAAGTGCCATAACTGAGCAGGAACAAGACTTACAAGCTACAAACAACATCTACACATCACCCGTCACCAGCCCATCAATTCCAGCACAAATACCCTTTCAAGCTCAGTCTCCCAGCATAAATATTAGTAGCCAGAAGTGTAGCCCAGTTGTGGAGCTGCAGAGCCTGGTTAAAGAGCTGCGCAGTGTGATCGATATGGAGCAGAGCCCTGATACAAGCTACACCAGCACAAGGAGGAGTAGAAA AGATGAAGTGACCTGGAACACTGAAGGTGAAAGTGGGATGACGAGGACAAGTATCAGTTACAA TGAGCAAGATCCAGTTCAAGTCCCTAACTTCAAACAGGACGTGAACACAGCTAACA aGGAACCTGGACTGAAAGTTTGCCATCCTCAGGACAGTTCATTTTGTGTAGCAGCATTGGGACGGCGGTCTCCAGTACACTCCCTCCTGACCTCTGTCCTTCCGAGCAATACCCATTATAGCCACAGGACACAAAGCCCTGCATGTTCTGTGCAAATAT CTATCATTAAGCAAGCTGAAATAACAAGGCAGACATGCAAGAAACAGCAGAGCAAGCTGACTAGACTTCAGAACAAAGCAGAAGATCATCAAATAAAGACTCAAG AAATGACCTCTGTGATTAAAAGCCAGGAAAAGATGAGGAGGatcaaagagagaaaaacactcAAAAAAGATAAGCGTCTAGACCATACAGAGGACAGAAGAATTAACttacaaagcaaataa